In the Flavobacterium acetivorans genome, one interval contains:
- a CDS encoding T9SS type B sorting domain-containing protein, translating to MKKNLLLFVFLNTFYFLSYANLTNMDSEIGFLKKISDKSVLAPIVSSPVYYCQGSAAVPLTATPSVGGTLNWYGTNAAGGTASSIAPTPSTAVVGTVSYYVSETVGGTESARSKIDVIVVADNGSKILLLRCDPSQILAADKYSSVLFDWTNTVGLPNQYSYSYSIDGGAAVTGTTAPTTLQVLGLSPGQSVTLTVAHTTYPCDRSVITCSVPCLTTTTPTFTPVEPICEGGTAPSLASTSDNGITGTWSPSTIDSSVPGTVRHTFTPDPVAYPCAVSQTMDVIIGDFLEPDFIDLSICYGTIAPDLQMQSPNGISGTWSPAVIDNTTSGTYDFTPDLGQCAVSKTINVDVNPLVDIQTVDWTVSEAFANNQIITISVTPAGDYLYQLDDGPFQEKASFESVSYGVHSITVKDRYGCSLAVTVNDIHVIDYPKFFTPNGDNYNDTWNVFELQNDLSSKIHIFDRYGKLLKEIRPNGNGWNGTYNGKALPADDYWFVIHYTEQNIRKEFKSHFSLKR from the coding sequence ATTTGTTTTTTTAAACACTTTCTACTTTCTTTCTTACGCCAATTTGACTAATATGGATTCGGAGATTGGTTTTTTAAAGAAAATTTCAGATAAATCCGTTTTAGCGCCGATAGTAAGTTCTCCGGTATATTATTGTCAAGGGAGTGCAGCTGTACCATTAACAGCGACTCCTTCTGTTGGAGGGACTTTAAATTGGTATGGAACAAATGCAGCAGGTGGAACAGCTTCTTCAATTGCGCCTACACCATCAACAGCTGTGGTTGGCACGGTATCATATTATGTCAGTGAAACAGTTGGCGGTACTGAAAGCGCTCGTTCAAAGATCGATGTTATTGTAGTAGCTGATAATGGTTCAAAAATATTGCTTTTGAGATGTGATCCTAGTCAAATTTTAGCTGCAGATAAATATTCTTCTGTTTTATTTGACTGGACAAATACTGTCGGCCTGCCTAATCAATACAGTTACAGTTATTCAATTGATGGTGGAGCTGCAGTTACCGGAACTACTGCGCCTACTACTTTACAAGTATTAGGGCTTTCGCCGGGACAATCTGTTACTTTAACTGTGGCGCATACAACCTATCCTTGTGATCGTTCTGTAATTACTTGTAGCGTTCCATGTTTAACAACAACGACGCCTACTTTTACTCCCGTTGAACCTATATGTGAGGGAGGAACGGCTCCTTCATTAGCATCCACTTCTGATAATGGAATTACGGGAACATGGTCACCATCAACGATAGATTCTAGTGTGCCGGGAACGGTAAGACATACTTTTACTCCAGATCCTGTAGCTTATCCATGTGCTGTATCACAAACTATGGATGTAATTATTGGAGATTTTTTAGAACCTGATTTTATTGATCTGTCTATTTGCTATGGAACAATAGCTCCTGATTTACAAATGCAGTCTCCAAATGGAATTAGCGGAACGTGGTCACCGGCTGTTATTGATAACACAACAAGTGGAACGTATGATTTTACACCTGATCTAGGACAATGTGCTGTTTCAAAAACGATAAATGTTGATGTAAATCCATTGGTAGATATTCAGACTGTAGATTGGACGGTTTCGGAAGCTTTTGCAAATAACCAAATCATAACTATTTCTGTGACACCAGCAGGGGATTATTTATACCAGCTTGATGATGGCCCTTTTCAGGAAAAGGCTAGTTTTGAGTCGGTTTCTTACGGTGTTCATTCTATTACTGTTAAGGATAGGTATGGTTGTAGTCTGGCTGTAACAGTGAATGATATTCATGTTATTGATTACCCTAAATTTTTCACACCAAATGGTGATAATTATAATGATACTTGGAATGTTTTTGAATTGCAGAATGACTTGAGTTCTAAAATTCACATATTCGATCGTTATGGTAAACTGCTAAAAGAAATTAGACCAAATGGTAATGGTTGGAATGGTACTTATAACGGTAAAGCTCTTCCTGCTGATGATTATTGGTTTGTTATTCATTATACGGAACAAAATATTCGAAAAGAGTTTAAATCTCATTTTTCTTTAAAACGATGA